ACCGCTTCCGTACGATGGCGATATCCCGGTCGGCGTTCCTGGCGGGCCACGTGGTCGGCAGTGTGATCCAGACCATGGCCGCGCTGGTGCTGGTGATCGGGGCGGCCTTCGCGATGGGCTTCCGGTCGAACGCGGGCCCGCTGGAGTGGCTGGCGGCCGCGGGGCTGCTGATGTTCGTCACGCTGTCGCTGACGTGGATCTCGGCCGGCATCGGGCTGGTGTCGAAGACGCCGGAGAGCGCGAGCAACACGCCGCTGCCGCTGACCTTCCTGCCCTTCATCGGCAGCGCCATCGTCCCGCCCGACTCCATGCCGACCGTGCTGCGCTGGTTCGCCGAGTACCAGCCCTTCACCCCCGTCATCGAGACCCTGCGCGGCCTGCTGACGGGCACCGAGATCGGCACCAGCGCCTGGAGCGCCCTCGCCTGGTGCACCGGGCTGACGCTGCTCGGCTACTTCTGGTCGAGGAGCGTCTTCCACCGGCGGTGACCGGGGGTGCGGCCGGTGGTCCACCGGGCCCGGGCGGCGGAGCGAATCCGCTGCCCGGGCCTGCTGGCCATCCCGTAGTAAAGTCCCGGCAAAGGGCAACTCCGGGGGGAGCAAATGACGGTGACGCGCCGCAATCGGATCGTGTGGTGGCTCAGAGGCGCGGCGCTGGCGGCGCTTCTGGTGTACCTGCCGGGGTACCTGTCCTCACGTTCCGGCGGCCTGGTGGAGGTCGAGCGCCGGCTGAACCATCCGGTGCTGCTGATCGGCGCCGCGGTCGTCCTCCTGGTGGCCTCCGTGGTGGTCCGGTTCGAGTTCCGGACGCGATGGGCGCAGATCGGCTTCGCGGCCGTCCTGTCGCCGCTCATCGTCATCGGGATCGCGATCGGGACGTTGTCGTTCGTCGTCGGCGGTGACGGGCGGCTGATCGAACGCAAGCCCGGCCCGGACCATCCCGACCACGTGCTGACGGTCACCGACATCGCCTTCTCGATCGACCCGGTCTACCGCGTGGAGCTGCTGACCGGCGGCGGCTGGTCCGCCCGGCACTGGAGCCTGGGCACCTGGGGGGAGAACGACGGCTTCCTGAAGGCCGAGTGGACCGGGCCGGGCCGGATCACGGTGACCGCGACGCACGAGACCAGGGTCTACACCGTCGACGGGGACGGCCGGCCGGCCGGACCGGAGGTCACCCGCCGGTAGCGGCGGGCCGGTAGCCGGTAGCCGGTAGCCGGTAACCGGGGCCTGCCGCTGGGGTCTGCCGCCGGACGCGGCCGGGTGCTCACCAGCGGTCGATGCCCATGACCTTCGCCGCATTGTGGATGGCGTTGTAGTGGGGAATCGACATGTCGGACTTCTTCTGGCCCGCCGGCAGGTTCTTGTCCGCCGCGCGGAACTCGTCCCGGGCGGAGGCGAGCAGGCCGGTGCCGTAGGAGACCGGGACGTCGTTCTTGCCGTGGATCGGGTGCGACTTGGCGGCGGTCTGGCTGCCCGCGTTGGCGAGGATGCTGCGGGCCTGGTTGTAGGCGTCGGCCTTGACCGTCTTCGGATTGCGGACCTGCGCCTGCACGCCGGCCGCTGCCTGCACCCCGGCCATCGGCTGCGCCTGGTCGACGGCGGTGGCGACGGGTGCGGCGGCGATGCCGAGGGCTCCGGCGGTCACGACGATCGCGAGGGTGTTGCGGAGAAGCCTGTCCATGGGAAGTCCCTTGAATTGACGGAATGTCAAAGATTCGGTTCCACATCGGACTTGTGGACCGTACGGATGCGAACGCCTCGACCACTACCCCGGCCTCGCGCAGCGGAAAACCGCCTTCCGCTCGGGGAGTTCGGAAGCGATGCGATCAAGCCGTTTCTCGGTCCGCGGTCGTCGTATCGCCGTATCGCCGTATCGCCATACTTGCGGGATGGATTCTGAGCTCTACCCCGACCTCGCCGCCGCCGGCAGCCTGGGCGCGCTCCTGGAGCGGACGGCGGCCGAGCTGGCCCTGGACATCACGGTGATGCCGGGGTTGTGGGGTGTGACGTCGGCGGGCATCTCCGCCTCGGCCCCCGGCCGCAAGCCACTGGACGTCCACATCGGCTCCGAGCGGCGCTGGTTCGGCGTCACCGGCACGACCCATGGGATCGAGATGATCAGCGGTGCCACCACGGACCTCCGGGACGTCGTCCGGGCGGGCGTGGCCTGGGGGAGCGGGAAGAGCCTGCGGGACTTGCACGAGCTGTTGCCGTGGCTGGAGTCCAGTGAGTTCGCGC
The genomic region above belongs to Streptomyces sp. 1331.2 and contains:
- a CDS encoding ABC transporter permease codes for the protein MSATTSYAVSDSLTMLRRNLKRAQRYPAMTFSVVLMPVMMLALFNYAYGGALGAGIGGGSYIDYVTPGIVLMTATAGSVATAVGVCVDMTEGIVNRFRTMAISRSAFLAGHVVGSVIQTMAALVLVIGAAFAMGFRSNAGPLEWLAAAGLLMFVTLSLTWISAGIGLVSKTPESASNTPLPLTFLPFIGSAIVPPDSMPTVLRWFAEYQPFTPVIETLRGLLTGTEIGTSAWSALAWCTGLTLLGYFWSRSVFHRR